One window of uncultured Trichococcus sp. genomic DNA carries:
- a CDS encoding glycosyltransferase, translating into MVSIIVPVYNAAPYLNQCVDSLTKQTLKEIEIILINDGSTDDSLAVCMALAATDDRIRLIDKPNGGVSEARNDGLRAATGEYAGFVDPDDWVDEGMYERMLATLTVAQADICMCNYVKETKEGTEPVLMKQTGIIERNAIIGDIVANVIAKPSFKSGETDIMGSVCRLLIKRELLENENIWFDKEVAFMEDLLVCVEAFLKSGRIAIDDGAYYHYRVHESSVVNSYKKAFHERQVQAFRKLQSLLEREGKADELAQRLDMRYIIIALLSLANEAHKSNPQPMGTKIKNIAAILKDPALKTILTRLDLSEVESRKKLELTLMKREASIALYLYYSLFNRIKAALGKG; encoded by the coding sequence ATGGTCAGCATCATCGTGCCGGTCTACAACGCGGCACCTTACTTAAACCAATGCGTCGACAGCTTAACCAAGCAGACGCTGAAGGAAATTGAAATCATACTGATAAACGACGGTTCGACGGATGACAGCCTGGCTGTCTGCATGGCGCTCGCCGCCACAGACGACCGGATCCGCCTGATCGACAAACCGAATGGAGGCGTGTCGGAAGCACGCAACGACGGCCTGCGCGCAGCGACGGGTGAGTATGCGGGTTTCGTCGATCCGGATGATTGGGTGGATGAGGGCATGTACGAACGCATGCTTGCGACGCTGACGGTAGCGCAAGCGGACATTTGCATGTGCAATTATGTCAAAGAGACGAAGGAAGGCACCGAGCCTGTCCTGATGAAGCAAACCGGAATCATCGAAAGGAATGCGATTATCGGCGATATCGTGGCGAACGTCATCGCCAAACCGAGCTTCAAGAGTGGGGAAACGGATATCATGGGTAGCGTCTGCCGTCTTCTGATCAAGCGCGAGCTGCTCGAAAACGAAAATATCTGGTTCGATAAGGAAGTCGCCTTCATGGAAGACTTGCTTGTCTGCGTTGAAGCTTTCCTTAAGAGCGGGCGCATCGCCATTGATGACGGTGCCTACTATCATTACCGCGTCCACGAGAGTTCGGTCGTCAATTCCTACAAAAAAGCTTTTCACGAACGCCAAGTCCAGGCTTTCCGTAAGCTGCAGTCGCTGCTGGAACGCGAAGGCAAGGCGGACGAATTGGCCCAACGCCTGGATATGCGCTATATCATCATCGCTTTGCTGTCACTGGCGAATGAGGCGCACAAGAGCAATCCTCAGCCGATGGGCACAAAGATCAAAAATATCGCAGCCATCCTGAAAGATCCGGCACTCAAAACGATCCTCACCCGATTGGATTTGAGCGAAGTTGAATCGCGGAAAAAACTGGAGCTGACCCTGATGAAGAGGGAAGCCAGTATTGCGCTCTATCTTTATTACAGCCTGTTCAACCGAATCAAGGCTGCACTGGGGAAAGGCTAA
- a CDS encoding glycosyltransferase family 4 protein, producing the protein MKTICLFSPGILPIPAVKGGAIETLLELLIEQNEIEKKVRFLVVSVHDEEAEARSQKYKQTDFIYIKRNLLFAGAYKALKVLARKLFKIRFARPNLYYWLGVRKVLAAKPDAVVAEGGDYATFRQFTQALGKENVFLHLHHHLRGDAELDSVFGEVLAVSRFVKDEWLATSSMDSGQVAVLPNAIDNDRFADSLNAEEKTALRKDLGLSPTDFVVLFCGRVIPEKGVKELILALEKVTDPSVKLLIMGSPNFALKDKSDYLEEVEALVKKNADRMVFTGYVANSETYRYYAIADVVSVPTLIEEAAGLVVLEAMAVGRPLIVTNSGGIPEYATPELAMILERNNDLVNKLADSITTLKENETLRSQMAKNAKERSLRYTKEVFYTDFVDRFKDI; encoded by the coding sequence GTGAAGACTATCTGTTTATTTTCTCCAGGCATCCTGCCGATCCCGGCCGTCAAAGGCGGGGCGATCGAGACTTTGCTGGAGTTATTGATCGAACAGAATGAAATAGAAAAAAAAGTGCGCTTTTTGGTCGTTTCCGTTCACGACGAGGAGGCCGAAGCGCGCAGCCAGAAATACAAGCAGACGGATTTCATCTACATCAAACGCAATCTCTTGTTTGCGGGTGCCTACAAGGCGCTTAAAGTATTGGCTCGGAAACTGTTCAAGATCCGCTTTGCGCGTCCGAATCTGTATTATTGGCTGGGGGTGCGCAAAGTGTTGGCCGCCAAACCGGATGCAGTGGTCGCTGAAGGCGGGGATTATGCGACGTTCAGGCAATTCACGCAGGCGCTCGGAAAGGAAAACGTCTTTCTGCATCTGCACCATCATCTCCGCGGCGATGCCGAACTGGACAGCGTGTTCGGGGAAGTGCTGGCGGTCAGCCGTTTCGTCAAGGATGAATGGCTGGCGACCTCCAGCATGGATTCCGGACAGGTGGCGGTGCTGCCGAACGCGATCGACAACGATCGTTTTGCGGACAGCCTCAACGCCGAAGAAAAAACAGCCTTGCGCAAAGATCTGGGGCTTTCGCCCACTGATTTCGTTGTTCTGTTCTGCGGGCGGGTCATCCCGGAAAAAGGGGTCAAGGAACTGATTCTTGCATTGGAGAAGGTCACGGACCCATCGGTTAAGCTGCTCATCATGGGCAGCCCGAATTTTGCTTTAAAGGACAAATCGGACTATCTGGAAGAGGTTGAAGCATTGGTGAAGAAGAATGCCGATCGGATGGTCTTCACAGGATATGTCGCGAATTCAGAGACTTATCGCTATTATGCCATCGCCGATGTCGTGAGCGTGCCGACCCTGATCGAAGAGGCTGCCGGATTGGTCGTCCTCGAAGCAATGGCAGTAGGCAGGCCACTGATCGTAACGAATTCGGGAGGAATCCCCGAGTATGCGACGCCGGAACTGGCGATGATTCTGGAACGCAACAATGATTTGGTCAATAAACTGGCGGACAGCATCACTACCCTCAAGGAAAACGAGACATTACGCAGCCAAATGGCAAAAAATGCCAAGGAACGCTCACTGCGTTATACGAAGGAAGTTTTCTACACCGATTTCGTGGACCGTTTCAAGGACATATAA
- a CDS encoding lipopolysaccharide biosynthesis protein — MNKEKTLSINMIASIVTLVLNLGINFFLSDYIVNNIGVEAYGFVNLANSMANYAVIITVALNSVAGRFITIAYHKDDKKEANQYFNSVLMANIVMAVMFAILGLFVVTNLEKLINIPPELVVSVKQLYTLVFLNFMLSIISTVFTVATFITNRLYVSSLINAVSYTLKAILFIVFFSVLPTTVAIVGLVMLICTAFVLISNIYYTRKLVPDIKIRPLDFSMAKVKKLFASGVWSSISSLSQTLSDGLDLLISNLFISSIAMGQLSVAKTLSNILNQVVASISNLFAPQLTYHYAKNDIKSLLAELRQNMLLTSAFANIPAAILVAFGHDLIGLWVPTQDADMIYVLLLLTIFPFLDSPPITGMYNVFLITNRLKMNSLFWFCISIFDVVLVFILLNTTDLGILAIAGVSTSVGFIANMTFMPIYAATCLKQKKTIFYPIILRYFAVTVLMVLTFVGVKLVVPAIDGWPALGAAAVGCGIVGLAINYFLLFGKAERDKLQQLVSSKLLKRGKN, encoded by the coding sequence ATGAATAAAGAAAAAACACTGTCCATCAATATGATTGCCAGCATCGTTACATTGGTGCTCAACTTGGGGATCAACTTTTTCCTCTCCGATTACATTGTCAATAACATCGGGGTGGAAGCATACGGGTTCGTGAACCTTGCGAATTCGATGGCCAACTATGCGGTCATCATCACGGTCGCGTTGAACTCGGTAGCGGGCCGCTTCATCACGATCGCTTACCATAAGGACGACAAGAAAGAAGCCAATCAATATTTCAATTCAGTCCTGATGGCGAACATCGTCATGGCCGTTATGTTCGCGATTCTCGGCTTGTTTGTGGTCACGAACTTGGAAAAACTGATCAACATTCCGCCTGAATTGGTCGTGAGTGTGAAGCAATTGTACACGCTGGTTTTCCTCAACTTTATGCTGTCGATCATCAGCACCGTCTTCACAGTGGCGACGTTCATCACGAACCGCCTCTATGTCAGCAGCCTGATCAATGCCGTTTCCTATACGCTGAAGGCAATCCTATTCATCGTCTTCTTCTCTGTGCTGCCGACAACCGTTGCGATCGTCGGTTTGGTGATGCTGATCTGCACGGCTTTTGTTCTTATATCAAACATTTATTATACGCGCAAATTGGTTCCCGACATCAAGATCCGGCCGCTTGATTTTTCAATGGCGAAAGTCAAAAAACTGTTTGCTTCCGGTGTCTGGAGCAGCATCAGCAGCCTGAGCCAAACACTATCGGACGGCTTGGACCTCTTGATCAGCAACCTGTTCATCAGTTCCATCGCGATGGGGCAACTTTCCGTAGCGAAGACATTGAGCAATATCCTGAATCAAGTCGTTGCGAGCATCTCCAATCTCTTTGCGCCGCAATTGACTTATCATTACGCGAAGAATGACATCAAGAGCCTGTTGGCGGAATTGAGGCAGAACATGCTTTTGACTTCGGCTTTCGCGAATATCCCGGCTGCGATTCTCGTTGCCTTCGGTCATGATCTGATCGGATTGTGGGTGCCTACGCAGGACGCAGACATGATTTACGTACTGCTTTTGCTGACGATTTTCCCTTTCTTGGATTCGCCGCCGATTACAGGGATGTACAACGTCTTCCTGATCACGAACCGGCTGAAGATGAATTCGCTGTTCTGGTTCTGCATCAGCATATTTGATGTCGTGCTCGTTTTCATTTTGCTGAACACTACCGATCTGGGGATACTGGCGATCGCCGGTGTCAGCACATCGGTCGGCTTCATCGCCAATATGACCTTCATGCCGATCTATGCCGCGACGTGCCTGAAGCAGAAAAAGACGATTTTTTATCCGATCATTCTGCGTTACTTTGCCGTAACGGTGCTGATGGTCCTGACGTTTGTCGGGGTGAAATTGGTGGTGCCGGCAATCGATGGTTGGCCTGCGTTGGGGGCAGCGGCTGTCGGCTGCGGTATCGTAGGCTTGGCGATCAACTACTTCTTGCTGTTCGGCAAAGCTGAACGCGACAAATTGCAGCAGCTTGTATCCAGTAAATTATTGAAGAGGGGTAAAAACTGA
- a CDS encoding WlaTC/HtrL family glycosyltransferase, whose protein sequence is MREITIVTGFFDIGRDKYAFYSRGVEKYLDYFRFWARIQNQIVVYTTPELAPKVMEIRGEFGLADKTVVIEVEDVFEVEPALYERMAAVELKPDFHQFRANADPEWPDNKANYDYIMLMKYWCLYDAVEKGLATGMLAWLDFGFNHGGKSFSDAADFDYLWQTDLEDKIHLFSLSDPNKIHAGFQLQFLSECLMGAPVILPDSLADDLWNLTKKAMEALLMLDCIDDDQHLLMMSYRERPEIFDIHLSDWFMPMKEYGGQHLKMVEKVEEKRSFLAEIKLKLYFIKRRLLFCKRIYDAAKRYKV, encoded by the coding sequence ATGAGAGAAATCACAATCGTAACCGGCTTTTTTGATATCGGCCGCGACAAATATGCATTCTATTCGAGAGGCGTGGAAAAATATTTGGACTACTTCCGGTTTTGGGCGCGGATCCAAAATCAGATCGTCGTCTATACGACTCCGGAACTGGCTCCGAAAGTGATGGAGATCCGCGGCGAATTCGGCTTGGCCGACAAGACCGTCGTCATCGAAGTCGAGGATGTGTTTGAGGTTGAACCTGCCCTTTATGAACGCATGGCTGCCGTCGAACTGAAGCCTGATTTCCATCAGTTCCGGGCGAATGCCGATCCGGAGTGGCCGGACAACAAAGCCAATTACGACTACATCATGCTGATGAAATATTGGTGCTTGTATGATGCCGTCGAGAAGGGCTTGGCAACAGGCATGTTGGCATGGCTCGACTTCGGCTTCAACCACGGTGGTAAAAGCTTCAGTGACGCCGCCGACTTCGATTACTTATGGCAAACAGATCTGGAAGATAAAATCCATCTGTTCAGCTTGAGCGATCCGAACAAGATCCATGCCGGGTTCCAGTTGCAGTTCCTTTCCGAGTGCCTGATGGGCGCACCGGTCATCCTGCCAGACAGTTTGGCCGATGATCTGTGGAACTTGACCAAAAAAGCGATGGAAGCATTATTGATGCTGGATTGCATCGATGATGACCAACATTTGCTGATGATGTCGTATCGGGAGCGGCCGGAAATTTTCGACATCCACCTTTCCGACTGGTTCATGCCGATGAAGGAATACGGCGGCCAGCACCTGAAGATGGTGGAGAAAGTCGAAGAAAAACGTTCTTTCCTGGCCGAAATCAAATTGAAGCTCTATTTCATCAAGCGCCGTTTGTTGTTCTGCAAACGCATCTATGACGCAGCCAAGCGCTACAAAGTCTAA
- a CDS encoding glycosyltransferase family 2 protein gives MSRLISIIVPVYKVADLLPRCVDSVLAQTYSDWELILVDDGSPDNSGDICEDYAKRDSRIHVIHKPNGGLSDARNAGIPIAKGRYLTFLDSDDWISERYLENLLQILEETDADVSACNFLRTATESLPERTEGPKTFSFTSRQALDHIIHFGAFHEQMVVAWGKLYKAELFEGIRYPVGRIHEDEFTTYKLLDKAGKIAFTTEPLLYYWQRADSIMGEGFKLKNKLDYLEALKERAAYFHADGQADYSDKSYRSLFTESLAAILTLDGLNDPSGKKAVIEKLAAARQALKASGKPKLNSLYAAFLAFPNLSASVYKLFKTIKK, from the coding sequence ATGAGCAGATTAATCAGTATTATCGTACCGGTCTATAAAGTGGCCGACCTCCTGCCGCGCTGTGTGGATTCTGTGTTGGCACAGACGTACAGTGACTGGGAACTGATCTTGGTCGATGATGGTTCGCCGGACAACAGTGGCGACATTTGCGAAGATTACGCCAAGCGCGACAGCCGCATCCACGTCATCCACAAACCCAACGGTGGCCTGTCGGATGCCCGGAATGCCGGCATACCGATCGCCAAAGGACGCTACCTGACGTTCCTGGACAGTGATGATTGGATCAGCGAGCGCTATCTGGAGAATTTGCTTCAGATACTGGAGGAAACGGATGCGGATGTCTCAGCCTGCAATTTCCTGCGCACAGCGACGGAATCGTTGCCGGAACGGACGGAGGGGCCGAAGACTTTCAGCTTCACCAGCCGGCAGGCGTTGGATCATATCATCCATTTCGGCGCCTTCCATGAACAGATGGTCGTCGCCTGGGGCAAGCTTTACAAAGCGGAACTGTTCGAAGGGATCCGTTATCCTGTCGGCAGGATTCACGAAGATGAGTTTACGACCTACAAGCTGTTGGACAAAGCCGGGAAGATCGCCTTCACAACGGAGCCGTTGCTGTATTACTGGCAGCGCGCAGACAGCATCATGGGCGAAGGCTTCAAGCTGAAGAATAAGCTGGATTATTTGGAGGCCTTGAAGGAACGGGCGGCCTATTTCCATGCGGACGGACAAGCGGACTACAGCGACAAGAGCTATCGCTCCTTGTTCACGGAGTCGTTGGCGGCCATCCTGACGTTGGATGGGCTGAATGATCCATCCGGAAAAAAAGCGGTCATCGAAAAGCTGGCTGCAGCCCGTCAAGCGCTCAAAGCGAGCGGAAAGCCGAAGCTGAACAGTCTCTATGCAGCCTTCCTGGCATTCCCGAACCTCTCGGCCTCCGTTTACAAGTTGTTCAAAACCATCAAAAAGTAA